The proteins below come from a single Pyxidicoccus trucidator genomic window:
- a CDS encoding cytochrome P450, with amino-acid sequence MSQPVLSPPRSPPCPNRLSLLWAFLAEKGNRERFAWRVAQQYGDIVWLNLPKESLYLVSNPAYIKHFLVAQGEDNYHKQGFRPGIVAGEALSSTSNGAFWKRHRRMVQPAFQRARLLSSVPLIADAVRRVLDRHWEPLLRSGEPILMLREMSRLVLSVMSQLICSEDPSDEVSELVWRYLVPAIYPRPPHRLLMKRKYPDLLATAHKLDAFAWKTVRERMAQPEQPDDMLGLLINARDEKDERMTEREVRDEFMDLFYGGHVSTGLALCWMWYRLDAHPEVFTRMAESVEQALGGRAPTAADVPSLEYVNQVFNETLRHHPPAPGVSRLAVKADTIGDFAVPEGTLVCMSNYVMHHKPEFWRNPEAFDPEHFSAEQVQARPRFVFMPFGGGQRVCIGAMLASLIAQVSTALMLQRYRLELVPGTKVVPKTGGAHFPHNLWMKVLPAKQPALPEARVA; translated from the coding sequence ATGTCACAGCCTGTCCTGTCGCCGCCGCGCTCCCCTCCCTGTCCGAATCGGCTCTCGTTGCTCTGGGCGTTTCTCGCCGAGAAGGGGAACAGGGAACGGTTCGCCTGGCGTGTCGCCCAGCAGTATGGGGACATCGTCTGGCTGAATCTTCCGAAGGAGAGCCTGTACCTCGTCAGCAACCCCGCCTACATCAAGCACTTCCTCGTCGCTCAGGGGGAGGACAACTATCACAAGCAGGGCTTCAGGCCCGGCATCGTGGCGGGCGAGGCCCTGTCGTCGACGAGCAACGGCGCCTTCTGGAAACGGCACCGCCGGATGGTCCAACCGGCCTTCCAGCGGGCCCGGCTGCTCTCCAGCGTGCCCCTCATCGCGGACGCGGTGCGGCGGGTGCTGGACCGCCACTGGGAGCCCCTCCTGCGCAGCGGCGAGCCCATTCTCATGCTGCGGGAGATGTCGCGGCTCGTCCTCTCGGTCATGTCGCAGCTCATCTGCTCCGAGGACCCGAGCGACGAGGTCTCCGAGCTGGTGTGGCGCTACCTCGTGCCCGCCATCTACCCGCGCCCGCCGCATCGCCTGCTGATGAAGCGGAAGTATCCCGACCTGCTGGCGACGGCCCACAAGCTGGACGCCTTCGCCTGGAAGACGGTCCGTGAGCGGATGGCGCAGCCGGAGCAGCCGGACGACATGCTCGGCCTGCTCATCAACGCGCGCGACGAGAAGGACGAGCGGATGACGGAGCGGGAGGTGCGTGACGAGTTCATGGACCTCTTCTACGGCGGGCACGTCTCCACGGGGCTGGCCCTCTGCTGGATGTGGTACCGCCTGGACGCCCATCCCGAGGTGTTCACGCGCATGGCGGAGTCGGTCGAGCAGGCCCTGGGCGGGCGTGCTCCCACGGCAGCGGACGTGCCGTCCCTCGAATACGTGAATCAGGTCTTCAACGAGACCCTGCGGCACCATCCGCCCGCGCCCGGCGTGAGCCGGCTCGCCGTCAAGGCCGACACGATTGGCGACTTCGCTGTCCCGGAAGGGACGCTCGTCTGCATGAGCAACTACGTCATGCACCACAAGCCGGAGTTCTGGCGGAACCCGGAGGCCTTCGACCCCGAGCACTTCTCCGCGGAGCAGGTGCAGGCACGGCCCCGGTTCGTCTTCATGCCCTTTGGCGGCGGGCAGCGCGTGTGCATCGGGGCCATGCTCGCCTCGCTCATCGCCCAGGTCTCCACGGCGTTGATGCTCCAGCGCTACCGGCTGGAGCTCGTCCCGGGGACGAAGGTCGTTCCCAAGACGGGCGGCGCGCACTTCCCGCACAACCTGTGGATGAAGGTGCTGCCGGCGAAGCAGCCGGCGCTGCCCGAAGCCAGGGTGGCCTGA